From Deinococcus malanensis, the proteins below share one genomic window:
- a CDS encoding DUF4127 family protein: MPWRLPLSLFGAAVSGLAGAQTLIPLDSRPATRVLPALIASLAGGTPQVPEAALLGDARRGADPEALIAWLNARPAPGGPLIVALDALAYGGLVQSRTSSLTAAQALARLEPLRAWQARTGQPIYAFITLPREPDATNRARNLEVVRAMVEWARSGVFRELHVTWDDAQASSPALREGAALQREAPENVRIYPGADEVLSMLTARALAPLERTVRVEYSAPQAARQVIRYEGIALDQSAENHARASGFRVVEEPVDLTLYVFNGGDPRRAAVRISTLLRQGPVAVADVEKVNLGNNRLWRDLSTLRQHANLRALAAWGTPGNNLGSALAHARISLGPVDPVRQDALLAREFANDVIYSAGLRAALRASLPEDQLNTPAGQAALIRLAQEYFPLRIGQEYFLKDAALPWGRSYEWDFDLQPR; the protein is encoded by the coding sequence ATGCCATGGCGTCTTCCTCTCTCCCTGTTCGGTGCGGCAGTGTCGGGTCTGGCCGGTGCCCAGACCCTGATTCCGCTGGATTCGCGGCCCGCCACACGCGTCCTGCCTGCCCTGATCGCTTCGCTTGCCGGGGGTACGCCCCAGGTCCCGGAGGCTGCACTCCTGGGCGACGCCAGGCGCGGTGCAGACCCCGAAGCCCTGATTGCCTGGCTGAATGCCCGGCCCGCTCCAGGCGGCCCCCTGATCGTGGCCCTCGACGCCCTGGCCTACGGAGGGCTGGTGCAGTCGCGTACCAGCAGCCTGACGGCGGCCCAGGCCCTGGCCCGTCTGGAGCCCCTCCGCGCCTGGCAGGCACGCACCGGACAGCCGATCTATGCGTTCATCACGCTGCCCCGGGAACCCGACGCCACCAACAGAGCCCGCAACCTGGAGGTTGTCAGGGCCATGGTGGAGTGGGCCCGCTCAGGCGTCTTCAGGGAGTTGCATGTCACCTGGGACGACGCCCAGGCCAGCAGCCCGGCGCTCCGGGAAGGGGCGGCGCTGCAGCGCGAGGCCCCGGAGAATGTTCGGATTTACCCTGGCGCGGACGAGGTGCTTTCCATGCTGACGGCGCGGGCACTGGCCCCGCTGGAACGGACCGTGAGGGTGGAGTACAGCGCACCCCAGGCCGCCCGGCAGGTCATCCGGTACGAGGGCATTGCGCTGGATCAGAGTGCAGAGAACCATGCGCGGGCCAGCGGGTTCCGGGTGGTTGAGGAGCCGGTGGACCTGACCCTGTATGTGTTCAACGGTGGAGACCCGAGGCGCGCTGCCGTGCGGATCAGCACGCTGCTGCGCCAGGGGCCGGTGGCTGTCGCGGATGTAGAGAAGGTCAATCTGGGCAACAACCGGTTGTGGCGCGACCTGAGCACCCTGCGCCAGCACGCCAACCTGAGGGCGCTGGCCGCCTGGGGAACACCCGGGAACAATCTGGGCAGCGCCCTGGCGCATGCCAGGATCAGCCTCGGCCCGGTCGACCCGGTGCGTCAGGACGCTCTGCTGGCCCGTGAGTTTGCCAACGACGTGATCTACAGCGCGGGTCTGCGCGCCGCACTGCGGGCGTCATTGCCCGAGGACCAGCTCAACACGCCCGCAGGTCAGGCGGCACTGATCCGGCTGGCCCAGGAATACTTTCCGCTGCGCATTGGCCAGGAATACTTCCTCAAGGACGCTGCCCTACCCTGGGGCCGTTCCTACGAGTGGGACTTCGACCTTCAGCCCCGCTGA
- a CDS encoding ABC transporter ATP-binding protein: MSAPSAIRLRAENLSREYPSGEDRVLALAPLTHTFPAGLTAVVGPSGSGKSTLLNLLAGFDRPTTGHVLVGETDLTALTEAQRADFRLAHYGFVFQSHNLVGILTAQENVEFPLTLAGMGRRERQARARDLLSQVGLDRRGGHLPSQLSGGEAQRVAIARALACDPPVLLADEPTGNLDSRTGERVLSLLQGAAGAGRTVVLITHDREIAARADHHLSVLDGVVTPA, from the coding sequence ATGAGCGCGCCATCAGCGATTCGACTGCGCGCCGAGAACCTGTCTCGCGAGTACCCCAGCGGGGAGGACCGCGTGCTCGCTCTGGCGCCGCTGACGCATACGTTTCCGGCTGGCCTGACCGCCGTGGTGGGACCATCGGGCAGCGGCAAGAGCACCCTGCTGAACCTGCTGGCGGGCTTTGACCGGCCGACGACCGGGCACGTCCTGGTGGGGGAGACCGACCTGACCGCCCTGACAGAAGCCCAGCGCGCCGACTTCCGGCTGGCCCATTATGGATTCGTCTTTCAGAGCCACAATCTGGTCGGCATCCTGACTGCTCAGGAAAATGTGGAGTTCCCGCTGACCCTGGCCGGAATGGGCCGCCGGGAGCGCCAGGCCCGCGCCCGTGACCTGCTGTCTCAGGTTGGGCTGGACCGGCGGGGCGGGCATCTGCCCTCCCAGCTGTCCGGCGGGGAAGCCCAGCGGGTGGCGATTGCCCGTGCTCTTGCCTGCGACCCACCCGTGCTGCTGGCAGACGAGCCCACCGGCAACCTCGACAGCCGGACCGGTGAGCGCGTTCTGAGCCTGTTACAGGGCGCAGCCGGTGCAGGCCGCACAGTGGTCCTGATCACCCATGACCGCGAGATCGCGGCGCGCGCAGATCATCATCTGAGTGTGCTGGACGGCGTGGTCACCCCTGCCTGA
- a CDS encoding ABC transporter permease: MKLTDLWRLAWRGLTRRKVRTLLTALGITVAVASMVVFLSLGEGIRKVFSAELGSIGPDIQVSLNGLSQGFSPQPNLSQTVASDIQRLAPELGIASVTPVVMTVRGGFDPSRSAVLYGLPASPGIHAVFPKVSAAQGRLLTATDENRNVAVIGAKAAQNLGLKIGSQLNLNRRSSVRVVGVLQPESGLVDSFMFLPLSTLQAAEGAQNRLSLVAVKLQDPARARAVAGELSSRLELEAQTQSDFLSFLERALRIGDAVRFGISMIAVIVGGLAVANTVMMGVFERTREFGTLRAIGARPGFVRALVLTESLLLSLAGGVGGLLLGLGGIGVVNLYTQQLAGVEAAALTPRLTLLALSISLLLGLLSGLLPARSASRLNITDALGRL; this comes from the coding sequence ATGAAGCTGACTGACCTGTGGAGACTTGCCTGGCGTGGGCTGACCCGCCGGAAGGTCCGGACCCTGCTCACTGCCCTGGGAATCACGGTCGCGGTGGCCAGCATGGTGGTGTTTCTCTCGCTGGGCGAGGGCATCCGCAAGGTCTTCAGCGCGGAACTGGGCAGCATCGGCCCGGACATTCAGGTCAGCCTCAACGGCCTGTCCCAGGGGTTCTCGCCGCAGCCAAACCTTTCCCAGACAGTCGCCTCGGACATTCAGCGGCTGGCGCCCGAGCTTGGTATCGCCTCTGTGACGCCGGTGGTCATGACGGTTCGGGGCGGGTTTGATCCATCCCGCAGCGCCGTGCTGTATGGCCTGCCCGCCAGCCCGGGTATCCACGCTGTCTTCCCAAAGGTCTCAGCGGCGCAGGGCCGGCTGCTGACCGCCACAGACGAGAACAGGAATGTAGCCGTGATCGGTGCCAAGGCCGCCCAGAACCTGGGGCTCAAAATCGGCAGCCAGCTCAACCTCAACCGCCGCAGCTCCGTCCGGGTAGTAGGGGTGCTGCAACCCGAGTCCGGACTGGTAGACAGCTTCATGTTTCTGCCGCTGTCCACCCTGCAGGCCGCCGAGGGAGCTCAGAACCGCTTGTCGCTGGTGGCCGTCAAGCTGCAGGACCCGGCACGCGCGAGGGCGGTGGCGGGGGAGCTTTCCAGCCGACTGGAACTGGAAGCACAGACACAGTCTGACTTCCTCAGTTTTCTGGAACGGGCCCTGCGGATCGGTGACGCGGTACGGTTCGGCATTTCCATGATCGCGGTGATCGTGGGGGGACTGGCGGTGGCCAACACGGTCATGATGGGCGTGTTCGAGCGTACCCGTGAATTCGGCACCCTGCGCGCCATCGGGGCACGCCCGGGCTTTGTGCGCGCCCTGGTGCTGACCGAGTCTCTGCTGCTGTCGCTGGCAGGCGGGGTCGGGGGCCTGCTGCTGGGACTGGGGGGTATCGGCGTAGTCAATCTCTATACCCAGCAGCTGGCCGGAGTGGAGGCGGCGGCCCTGACGCCCCGGCTGACCCTGCTGGCCCTCAGCATCAGTCTGCTGCTGGGTCTGCTCTCGGGGCTGTTGCCCGCCCGCAGCGCCAGCCGCCTGAACATCACCGACGCCCTGGGACGGCTGTGA
- the alr gene encoding alanine racemase, translating into MTGMQSRAHALISEAALHRNLSGLSARAGTPLLLPVKANAYGHGLELIARQAAAHPDVWGLAVATPREAQAVAALNLGRPVVLLTPPTPDEVVPLADLGVRLPVSSLEEAEALPSHARGHLKVDTGMNRLGARPEQAIRIGQRLAERGVLEGVYTHFATADEEDLSFAYEQLRRFRSVLGSLPPVLPHCANGGGILSLGRLGDMALARPGLASYGFAPAHMRNVVPLTPVMTLHATVTQVHTALAGESVSYGGLWKAPHDTTLATIGFGYADGYPRNATLRAQVLVQGERRPVVGRICMDQCMVDVTGLEVRAGDQVECWGSGELTVSEVAAWGDTIEYEVLTGLGERVERRAVQ; encoded by the coding sequence ATGACCGGCATGCAGTCCCGCGCCCACGCCCTGATCTCTGAAGCTGCTCTGCACCGCAACCTCAGCGGCCTGTCTGCCCGTGCCGGCACCCCGTTGCTGCTGCCGGTCAAAGCCAATGCCTACGGCCATGGTCTTGAACTGATTGCCCGGCAGGCGGCCGCGCACCCGGACGTGTGGGGGCTGGCGGTGGCCACCCCGCGGGAGGCGCAGGCCGTTGCGGCGCTGAATCTGGGCCGGCCGGTGGTGCTGCTGACGCCGCCAACTCCGGATGAGGTGGTTCCCCTGGCGGACCTGGGTGTGCGGCTGCCCGTCTCGTCGCTGGAGGAAGCTGAGGCCCTCCCGTCCCACGCCCGCGGACACCTGAAGGTCGACACCGGTATGAACCGTCTCGGGGCCCGGCCCGAACAGGCCATCCGGATCGGACAACGTCTGGCCGAACGTGGCGTACTGGAAGGTGTCTACACCCACTTCGCCACGGCCGACGAGGAGGACCTGAGCTTTGCCTACGAGCAGCTCCGCCGTTTCCGCAGTGTGCTCGGCAGCCTGCCGCCTGTGCTGCCCCACTGTGCCAACGGAGGCGGCATCCTGAGCCTGGGGCGCCTGGGAGACATGGCGCTTGCGCGGCCAGGGCTGGCCTCCTACGGTTTCGCGCCGGCCCATATGCGCAACGTGGTGCCGCTCACTCCGGTCATGACCCTGCACGCGACGGTGACCCAGGTCCACACCGCTCTGGCTGGAGAAAGCGTGAGTTACGGGGGGCTGTGGAAAGCACCACACGACACCACCCTAGCCACCATTGGTTTCGGGTACGCTGATGGTTATCCTCGCAACGCCACCCTGCGGGCCCAGGTGCTGGTCCAGGGCGAGCGAAGGCCAGTGGTTGGGCGCATCTGTATGGATCAGTGCATGGTCGATGTGACAGGCCTGGAGGTCCGTGCTGGTGATCAGGTCGAGTGCTGGGGCAGCGGCGAGCTGACGGTCAGCGAGGTCGCCGCCTGGGGCGACACCATCGAATACGAGGTGTTGACCGGGCTGGGAGAGCGGGTCGAGCGCAGAGCGGTTCAATAA
- a CDS encoding phosphatidate cytidylyltransferase, with amino-acid sequence METLSTRILTAVVGFGILSVIVWIGAWAMVPALLVLSAMGLYEYVRMLDRNDIDVRRVSLGVFSTALIFASLPMWPQTPWADGSWREAVLTVALGYMLVMEVIRPGERPLERVVYSMFGLLYVPWLLGYFLMLRYTPNADAGLLYFALPLMATFAADIGGFFGGHHFGRRKLAPEVSPGKTVEGAVGGLLFSFLTVLIMTQVAQIWSPMDALLYSILVASASQLGDLSESLIKRALRTKDSGRSLPGHGGFLDRLDSLLFAVPATYLFLHISVFTR; translated from the coding sequence GTGGAAACCCTGAGCACCCGCATCCTGACGGCCGTCGTGGGCTTCGGGATTCTCAGCGTCATCGTGTGGATTGGCGCCTGGGCGATGGTGCCGGCCCTGCTGGTGCTGAGTGCCATGGGCCTGTACGAGTACGTGAGGATGCTCGACCGCAACGACATTGATGTGCGGCGGGTGTCTTTAGGGGTATTCAGCACCGCCCTGATTTTCGCGAGCCTGCCAATGTGGCCCCAAACGCCCTGGGCCGACGGCTCCTGGCGCGAGGCGGTGCTGACCGTCGCCCTGGGGTACATGCTGGTCATGGAGGTCATCCGGCCCGGAGAGCGTCCGCTGGAGCGGGTGGTGTACTCGATGTTCGGGCTGCTGTATGTGCCGTGGCTGCTGGGCTACTTCCTGATGCTGCGATACACGCCCAACGCCGACGCTGGGCTGCTGTACTTCGCCCTGCCGCTGATGGCGACCTTTGCCGCCGATATCGGTGGATTTTTCGGCGGGCACCATTTCGGTCGGCGCAAGCTGGCTCCCGAAGTTAGCCCCGGCAAGACGGTAGAAGGCGCGGTCGGCGGGCTGCTGTTCAGCTTCCTGACCGTGCTGATCATGACGCAGGTGGCCCAGATCTGGTCGCCCATGGATGCGCTGCTCTACAGCATTCTGGTCGCCAGCGCCAGCCAGCTGGGAGACCTGTCCGAGAGTCTGATCAAACGCGCACTGCGCACCAAGGACAGTGGCCGCAGCCTGCCGGGCCACGGCGGTTTTCTGGACCGCCTGGACAGTCTGCTGTTCGCCGTTCCGGCCACCTATTTGTTTCTGCATATCAGCGTCTTTACGCGCTGA
- the dxr gene encoding 1-deoxy-D-xylulose-5-phosphate reductoisomerase: MKVTVLGSTGSIGTQALDVVRERGWTVDGLAAGRNLDLLESQAREFSPALVSVDHSVYADAKARFGHLNVIADPGEMAARPVDVVVNAMSGLPGLAPTRAALEAGQAVALATKEAMVTAAGLIWAAAAQGGGRLVPVDSEHTGIYQCLTGEHLEDVAELILTASGGPFRDGPADLSRVTPEQALKHPSWSMGQKITVDSATLMNKGLEVMECASLYGLPLAQVGVVVHPQSVVHAAVRFRDGSLKAQFGPTDMRLPIAYAMDAAPTGMQRPGDVRGARRGTEVAGHLGWPLDGIWEFRKPDAARFPALGLAYRAGEAGGLLPTALNAADEVAVPAFLAGEIGFMDIPRLIERVLDETPHDTLTWESLEQTEAWATQRARELIERGVHA; the protein is encoded by the coding sequence ATGAAGGTCACGGTTCTGGGAAGCACGGGAAGTATCGGCACACAGGCGCTGGATGTGGTGCGTGAACGTGGTTGGACGGTAGACGGTCTGGCCGCCGGGCGCAACCTGGACCTTCTAGAATCGCAGGCACGTGAATTCTCGCCGGCGCTGGTCAGTGTGGACCACTCGGTCTATGCCGACGCCAAAGCCAGGTTCGGACATCTGAACGTCATCGCGGATCCCGGTGAGATGGCCGCCAGGCCGGTAGACGTGGTGGTCAACGCCATGAGTGGCCTTCCTGGACTTGCCCCCACGCGCGCAGCGCTGGAAGCCGGTCAGGCGGTGGCTCTGGCCACCAAGGAAGCCATGGTCACGGCTGCCGGCCTGATCTGGGCCGCCGCGGCCCAGGGGGGCGGCCGGCTGGTGCCGGTGGACTCCGAGCACACCGGCATCTACCAGTGCCTGACCGGTGAGCACCTGGAAGACGTGGCCGAACTGATCCTGACGGCCAGCGGCGGACCCTTCCGTGACGGCCCAGCCGACCTCAGCCGCGTGACGCCGGAGCAAGCCCTCAAGCACCCCTCATGGAGCATGGGCCAGAAAATCACCGTCGACTCGGCCACGCTGATGAACAAGGGGCTGGAGGTCATGGAGTGCGCCAGCCTGTATGGTCTGCCCCTGGCACAGGTGGGCGTGGTGGTGCACCCGCAGAGTGTGGTGCATGCAGCCGTACGCTTCCGGGACGGCAGCCTCAAGGCCCAGTTTGGACCGACGGACATGCGGCTGCCGATTGCCTACGCCATGGACGCCGCACCCACCGGCATGCAGCGCCCTGGTGACGTACGTGGTGCCCGTCGCGGCACCGAGGTCGCCGGGCATCTGGGCTGGCCGTTGGACGGCATCTGGGAATTCCGCAAACCCGACGCTGCCCGCTTTCCTGCCCTGGGACTGGCATACCGGGCGGGTGAGGCGGGCGGTCTGCTGCCCACGGCCCTGAATGCTGCCGACGAGGTGGCGGTGCCGGCTTTTCTGGCCGGGGAGATTGGATTCATGGACATACCACGCCTGATTGAGCGGGTACTCGACGAGACGCCACACGACACCCTGACCTGGGAGAGCCTGGAGCAGACCGAGGCCTGGGCCACACAGCGCGCGCGTGAGCTGATTGAACGCGGGGTGCACGCATGA
- a CDS encoding M50 family metallopeptidase, which yields MSVIQGIAAALTPLGLIWTALLLSIATFLHELAHYALARAQGVPVKSFSVGMGPVLLRRSWHGTEWRLSLLPIGGYVEIDGMAPEEGPGGQLRSPTRGFAALPALGKIAVLLAGPLMNLLLALGLMTALFSSQGMPAPDRARIESVNPGSRAEALGLRTGDVITAINGQDIPKIVETNGQARAGWESLRTTLSRPGPHVFTVRSEQDGAVRTREVRFDWQPTVGGQRQLLGIRYGPDVQPVSVPAAFAASVSTTVEVVPQVLRAFGSLFARFLTLDISRDENVSGPIGTAEIVSRAAELSPWALVQVAIMLNLSLAFFNLIPIPGLDGGRILLVLLGAVKGRPLTFAQEQAINIAGFAFVMMLMLFVVVRDVSRFF from the coding sequence ATGAGCGTCATTCAAGGGATCGCGGCGGCCCTGACACCTCTGGGGCTGATCTGGACGGCCCTGCTGCTGAGTATCGCGACCTTCCTGCACGAACTTGCTCATTACGCCCTGGCCCGGGCCCAGGGCGTACCCGTCAAGTCCTTCAGCGTGGGGATGGGGCCAGTGCTGCTGCGCCGGAGCTGGCACGGTACCGAATGGCGGCTGAGCCTGCTGCCGATTGGCGGCTATGTGGAGATCGACGGCATGGCGCCCGAGGAAGGCCCGGGGGGGCAGCTGCGTTCTCCTACGCGTGGATTTGCAGCCCTGCCCGCCCTGGGCAAGATTGCCGTCCTGCTGGCCGGTCCGCTGATGAATCTGCTCCTGGCCCTGGGTCTGATGACTGCGCTGTTCTCCTCGCAGGGCATGCCTGCCCCCGACCGGGCGCGCATTGAATCGGTAAATCCAGGCTCGCGCGCAGAAGCACTGGGCCTGCGCACCGGAGACGTGATTACCGCCATCAACGGTCAGGACATTCCGAAAATCGTGGAGACCAACGGACAGGCCCGGGCTGGCTGGGAGAGCCTGCGCACGACCCTGTCCCGCCCCGGACCGCATGTCTTCACCGTGAGGTCGGAGCAGGATGGTGCAGTCCGGACCCGGGAGGTCCGCTTCGACTGGCAGCCGACGGTGGGTGGGCAGCGTCAGCTGCTGGGCATCCGCTACGGGCCCGACGTGCAGCCGGTGAGTGTGCCCGCCGCGTTTGCGGCCTCGGTGTCCACCACGGTGGAGGTGGTCCCGCAGGTGCTGCGCGCCTTCGGTTCCCTGTTTGCACGCTTCCTGACCCTGGACATCTCCCGCGACGAGAACGTCAGTGGACCCATCGGCACGGCCGAGATCGTCAGCCGCGCCGCGGAGCTCAGCCCCTGGGCGCTGGTTCAGGTGGCCATCATGCTCAACCTGTCACTGGCTTTTTTCAACCTCATTCCGATCCCCGGCCTGGACGGCGGACGCATCCTGCTGGTGCTGCTGGGGGCCGTCAAGGGCCGCCCACTGACCTTTGCCCAGGAGCAGGCCATCAACATTGCCGGATTTGCCTTCGTGATGATGCTGATGCTGTTTGTGGTGGTGCGCGACGTCAGCCGCTTTTTCTGA